Genomic DNA from Paenibacillus donghaensis:
AAGAAACGTCTGCAGGAAGAGCAGGCGGCTGAAGAAGCTGCGCTTCAGAAGGAAGACGGTTTAGAGGACGACACCGATGAACAGGATATGAAACGGATTTAGCCAAGAGACGACGGAAAATTAACTCAGTGTAAAATTAAAGCGCATACAGGTTTACTTTTTCGTTAAAACGCAATATAATAATAACAAATCCTGCGATGTACGTTACGACTGCTCGTTGTTTTGAACCAATGACATTGTCTCGGGAGATCTATATGGAGCGCGGCTGAACAGCCCTGTCTATACGACTTGGGGAATTCAAAAACGTAACCTGCGGTCACCCACCTGCTCTAGCAGGTTCAGAAGACACTGCAGCCGGACGGCATAGGCGGGTTTTCCATTCTTCAACTCGAGGCATTCTGTTCTCCGTGAATTCGGGAACAAGATGCCTTTTTCATTGCTGAAAGGGACAGATTTAGTGAGCTATACTCTTTTGTTCCGCGGGTAAGAGTGTTACACTTAGAATAATGAACTTGGGATTTGTAGAGGGGGAAGAATTTTGTCGTTGAAAAGAACCTTGGTTGGCTTATTTCGCAGTCATGATGGAACGAGCGACCGTGCAAAAGATCCGGCATTAAAGACACGTTATTACAATCTTTCCAGAGACAAGGCGTGGGAGGAAGTATCGGCAACACTCAAGAAAATTCCCGGCTTCAAGGTGCTGCATGAGGTGCAGTCGGTCGGGGAGATTACCTTGGAGAAAAGAACGGCTTTTGGCCGTACGCTAGACATTACCGTCTCAGTGCTGAACACCACGCCGGTGCGCTGTGCCGTCGATCTGTACTCTGCTTCCAGAGGTTCGCTTGGTGACTTGGGGGCTAATTACCGCGTCATTCAGCGTTTATACGATTCGCTCGACAAGAAGCTGGGGAAATACAAGGCAGACTGATTCCGGAGAAATTGCTTACGCTACTGTTTAAGGATTGTATGCGTTTCCTCCGATGTGGTAGCTCAGGAGAACCTTGTTGAATTTATCATAAACAAAAGCGGAAGAAGGATGACCTTCTACCGCTTTTTTTCAAAATATAAGAAAGTTCATGTTACCTTACAGAAGGTTCTTCACTGCTGCAATGGCTGCCTCGTAATCAGGATGCTCAGCCATTTCGCTTAAGTATTCTACATAGGCCAGCTTGTCATGCTTGTCCACTACAAAAATCGAACGCATATCCAGGCGGAATTCCTTAATCAGGACCCCGTAGGCTGTTCCGAAAGAGGCGTTCTTATAGTCGGATAGGGTAATTACACTGTCGATTCCGGCAGCGCCACACCAGCGTGCCTGGGCAAAAGGCAAATCCATGCTGATGGTGAGAATCACAACTTCCTCGCCCAGACCGGCTGCTTCGCTGTTGAATCTGCGTGTCTGTGCATCGCATACCCCGGTATCGAGGGAAGGGACAACGCTGATCAGTTTTATTTTGCCGGCATAATCCTGGAGTGACACTTCTTCAAGCAAATTCTTGTTCAGAGTGAAATCCGGTGCGGCATCACCTGCGGCCAGCTTGGGTCCCACGAGTGTAATCGGGTTGCCCTTGAAAGTCGCTACGCCAGTTCGTTCTTGTGTCATGTCGTTGTTTCCTCCTCAGATATGAATATTGGATTGTTGCTGCCACAATAAATTATAATCGTTTTAGGAGTGCAATGTCGAGCCGGGCAAATTACAT
This window encodes:
- the tpx gene encoding thiol peroxidase, with the protein product MTQERTGVATFKGNPITLVGPKLAAGDAAPDFTLNKNLLEEVSLQDYAGKIKLISVVPSLDTGVCDAQTRRFNSEAAGLGEEVVILTISMDLPFAQARWCGAAGIDSVITLSDYKNASFGTAYGVLIKEFRLDMRSIFVVDKHDKLAYVEYLSEMAEHPDYEAAIAAVKNLL
- a CDS encoding DUF1499 domain-containing protein, with the protein product MSLKRTLVGLFRSHDGTSDRAKDPALKTRYYNLSRDKAWEEVSATLKKIPGFKVLHEVQSVGEITLEKRTAFGRTLDITVSVLNTTPVRCAVDLYSASRGSLGDLGANYRVIQRLYDSLDKKLGKYKAD